The Natrinema salaciae genome includes a window with the following:
- a CDS encoding lipid II:glycine glycyltransferase FemX, producing the protein MSIDIRTLDPRTDADEWNRYVDRSDGANPFFRAEALRLQAEDTGTTLHLLAGFKGQEPVGIFPVFEYTRGPVTGAFSPAPHSWVSYLGPALLNVGKLKQRKADRRIKRFVEGCLEWIDDELSPLYSKFVTAGFDDIRPFAWNDHDVELGYTYIVDLEGSEDELLKRFSSDARSNIRNADEDDYVIEEGDTDDVERIVDKVRERYESQGRPFQLSTSFARSLHETLPDGALRPYVCRVDGEFLGGILVVESDRTRYRWQGGVKPDVDVDIAINDLLDWHVMRDGLHGDIDEYDLVGAGVPSINRYKAKFNPRLELHYEITAGAFGIDLLVDQYQKHR; encoded by the coding sequence ATGAGTATCGACATACGCACCCTCGACCCGCGAACCGACGCCGACGAGTGGAACAGATACGTCGACCGATCCGACGGCGCGAACCCGTTCTTCCGGGCCGAGGCGCTCCGGTTGCAGGCCGAGGACACCGGCACCACGCTGCACTTGCTCGCGGGATTCAAAGGGCAGGAACCGGTCGGGATCTTTCCCGTCTTCGAGTACACCAGGGGACCGGTCACCGGGGCCTTTTCGCCGGCTCCCCACTCGTGGGTGAGTTACCTCGGTCCCGCGCTGCTCAACGTCGGCAAGCTCAAACAGCGGAAGGCGGATCGCCGGATCAAGCGGTTCGTCGAGGGCTGTCTCGAGTGGATCGACGACGAACTGTCGCCGCTGTACAGCAAGTTCGTCACCGCGGGGTTCGACGACATCCGTCCGTTCGCCTGGAACGACCACGACGTCGAACTCGGCTACACGTACATCGTCGACCTCGAGGGGTCCGAAGACGAGCTGTTGAAGCGGTTCAGCAGCGACGCGCGGAGCAACATCCGCAACGCCGACGAGGACGACTACGTGATCGAGGAGGGCGACACCGACGACGTCGAACGCATCGTCGACAAGGTCCGAGAGCGCTACGAGAGCCAGGGCCGGCCGTTCCAGTTGAGCACCAGCTTCGCCCGGTCGCTGCACGAGACCCTCCCCGACGGAGCGCTCCGGCCGTACGTCTGCCGCGTCGACGGCGAGTTCCTCGGTGGCATTCTGGTCGTCGAGTCCGATCGGACGCGGTACCGGTGGCAGGGCGGCGTCAAGCCGGACGTCGACGTCGACATCGCGATCAACGACCTGCTGGACTGGCACGTCATGCGCGACGGCCTCCACGGCGATATCGACGAGTACGACCTCGTCGGAGCCGGCGTCCCCAGCATCAACCGGTACAAGGCGAAGTTCAACCCGCGCCTCGAGCTCCACTACGAGATCACGGCCGGCGCGTTCGGGATCGACCTCCTGGTCGATCAGTATCAGAAACACCGGTAG
- a CDS encoding alkaline phosphatase family protein: MAGSTDEGNLRLLVVGLDAGCRPVLEPLFESDELPTLERLFEAGTAGPLESQIPPWTASAWPSLYTGKNPGKHGVYDFLSFDGYDWDVVNATHVRERPVWELLSDRGFTSVVVNVPVTHPAREFDGALIPGLTAPEDPSCHPEGVLEDVKLACGGDYWLYPQSGPKPDRSIEGYERTVELRGSAFRYLARRFDPEFGFVQFQQTDSVFHERPGDKRAIEAVYREVDRQLAETLERTNPENVLIVSDHGMGKVTGDEFRVNEFLRDEGYVTGRSGGAGMPNWSRSWENDLLEGAEAGDHEPSPLERAMNLAATVGLTTQRIAGALDRVGLKEPIGRRVPNDMIRAASEQVDFPESRAYVRSKSELGVRINLEGREPDGRVPTGAYETVREELIEALSAVRTPEGDPMFEAVEPRETYFEGPHVDEAPDIVTVPAGFDNAIVADLGKPRFGEPMEPWNHKPTGVVAATGPAFDHAASLEDATIFDVAPTICSLFDVPIDEAMDGEPLPIVDGSEERAYPAYDPTPITATDDEVVEDRLSDLGYL, from the coding sequence ATGGCAGGTTCGACTGACGAAGGGAACCTTCGTCTGCTCGTCGTTGGGCTGGATGCCGGCTGTCGGCCGGTGCTCGAGCCGCTGTTCGAGTCGGACGAGCTTCCGACGCTCGAGCGGCTGTTCGAAGCGGGGACTGCGGGACCGCTCGAGTCCCAGATTCCGCCGTGGACCGCGAGCGCGTGGCCGTCTCTCTACACCGGCAAGAACCCGGGCAAGCACGGCGTCTACGATTTTCTCTCGTTCGATGGCTACGACTGGGACGTGGTCAACGCGACCCACGTCCGGGAGCGGCCGGTCTGGGAGCTGTTAAGCGACCGCGGGTTCACGAGCGTCGTCGTCAACGTGCCCGTGACCCATCCCGCACGGGAGTTCGACGGCGCGTTGATCCCCGGGCTGACCGCCCCGGAGGACCCGAGCTGTCACCCGGAGGGGGTCCTCGAGGACGTGAAGCTGGCGTGTGGCGGCGACTACTGGCTCTACCCCCAGAGCGGGCCGAAGCCGGACCGGTCGATCGAGGGGTACGAACGGACGGTCGAGCTCCGGGGATCGGCGTTTCGCTATCTCGCCCGGCGGTTCGACCCAGAGTTCGGGTTCGTCCAGTTCCAGCAGACCGACTCGGTGTTCCACGAGCGACCCGGCGACAAGCGGGCGATCGAGGCGGTTTACCGCGAGGTCGACCGACAGCTCGCGGAAACGCTCGAGCGGACCAACCCCGAAAACGTCCTGATCGTCAGCGACCACGGCATGGGGAAAGTGACCGGCGACGAGTTCCGAGTAAACGAGTTCCTCCGGGACGAGGGGTACGTGACCGGCCGGAGCGGCGGCGCGGGGATGCCGAACTGGTCGCGGTCCTGGGAGAACGACCTCCTCGAGGGTGCCGAGGCCGGCGATCACGAGCCGAGCCCGCTCGAGCGGGCGATGAACCTCGCCGCGACCGTCGGGCTCACGACCCAGCGCATCGCGGGAGCGCTCGACCGCGTCGGCCTGAAGGAGCCGATCGGCAGACGCGTGCCCAACGATATGATCCGCGCGGCGAGCGAGCAGGTCGACTTTCCGGAATCGCGAGCGTACGTCCGCTCGAAGAGCGAACTCGGCGTCCGGATCAATCTCGAGGGCCGCGAGCCCGACGGACGGGTCCCAACCGGGGCGTACGAGACCGTTCGCGAGGAGCTCATCGAGGCGCTATCGGCCGTTCGAACGCCCGAGGGCGACCCGATGTTCGAGGCGGTCGAGCCCAGGGAGACCTACTTCGAGGGACCGCACGTCGACGAGGCACCCGACATCGTGACGGTTCCCGCCGGTTTCGACAACGCGATCGTCGCCGACCTCGGGAAGCCGCGGTTCGGCGAGCCGATGGAGCCCTGGAACCACAAACCGACCGGCGTCGTCGCCGCCACCGGACCGGCCTTCGACCACGCCGCCTCGCTCGAGGACGCGACGATATTCGACGTGGCACCGACGATCTGCTCGCTGTTCGACGTGCCGATCGACGAGGCGATGGACGGCGAGCCGCTCCCGATCGTCGACGGGAGCGAGGAGCGGGCGTACCCGGCGTACGATCCAACCCCGATCACGGCGACCGACGACGAAGTCGTCGAAGACCGACTCTCCGACCTCGGGTACCTATGA
- a CDS encoding DegT/DnrJ/EryC1/StrS family aminotransferase, translating into MISATPSVFDTSFSRSGTGIDAFVDRHAPDVRTTYYGAGKVALRDGLAGVVDAGGNVIVPSYLSPAVVEPLYELGLESRFYAIDESLAPDFADLEDRIDDDTVAIMSVNYFGFPQPGLERLAALTDEYDCYHIDDNAHSPLSVHDGTLLGTHGDLGITTLRKLLPVPDGALLYCADEELRERFVPSSLAGRSDRVAATDCRFVVTSLAESVLETSQSLHQSVEALLDDGPDDSWSVDPVGRYEAAKTPMSKISGIVVDAADLVGIRTARRENFRAWRRVLDSRDDLSPFYEALPAGISPYEFPVRASEPAAFLAELEDCGVVGAHTWPILRESVRESDAYETAIRYSQEVVGLPVHQGIDPSSIEAVGDRLRR; encoded by the coding sequence ATGATCAGTGCAACCCCTTCCGTGTTCGACACCTCGTTCTCGCGGTCGGGGACGGGTATCGACGCGTTCGTCGACCGACACGCCCCCGACGTGCGGACCACTTACTACGGCGCCGGGAAGGTCGCGCTCCGGGACGGCCTCGCCGGCGTCGTCGACGCTGGCGGGAACGTCATCGTCCCATCCTATCTCTCGCCCGCCGTCGTCGAACCGCTCTACGAACTCGGGCTCGAGTCGCGGTTCTACGCCATCGACGAGTCGCTCGCGCCGGACTTCGCCGATCTCGAGGACCGGATCGACGACGACACCGTCGCCATCATGTCGGTCAACTACTTCGGCTTCCCACAGCCCGGCCTCGAGCGACTCGCCGCCCTGACCGACGAGTACGACTGTTACCACATCGACGACAACGCCCACTCGCCGCTCAGCGTCCACGACGGAACGCTGCTGGGGACCCACGGCGACCTCGGGATCACGACCCTGCGGAAACTGCTCCCGGTCCCTGACGGCGCGTTACTCTACTGTGCCGACGAGGAACTCCGCGAGCGGTTCGTCCCGTCGTCGCTGGCCGGCAGATCGGACCGCGTCGCCGCGACCGACTGCCGGTTCGTGGTCACCTCGCTGGCCGAGTCCGTCCTCGAGACCAGTCAGTCGCTTCATCAATCGGTCGAGGCGTTGCTCGACGACGGGCCCGACGACTCGTGGTCCGTGGATCCGGTCGGCCGATACGAGGCGGCCAAAACCCCCATGTCGAAGATTTCCGGGATCGTCGTCGACGCCGCCGACCTGGTCGGGATCCGGACCGCGCGCCGGGAGAACTTTCGGGCCTGGCGGCGCGTGCTCGACAGCCGCGACGACCTGTCGCCGTTCTACGAGGCGCTGCCGGCGGGGATCAGTCCCTACGAGTTCCCCGTCCGCGCGAGCGAGCCGGCGGCGTTCCTCGCGGAACTCGAGGACTGCGGCGTCGTCGGCGCTCACACCTGGCCGATACTCCGCGAGTCCGTTCGCGAGAGCGACGCGTACGAGACCGCGATCCGATACTCACAGGAGGTCGTCGGGCTGCCGGTTCACCAGGGGATTGACCCCTCGTCGATCGAGGCGGTCGGCGACCGCCTTCGACGGTAG
- a CDS encoding helicase HerA domain-containing protein has translation MSDDSQQRQIRVGETADGADLRLPVVELLTGRGFVTGKSGSGKSNTASVIAEELLEAGYPLLIVDTDGEYYGLKEEYEMLHAGADEECDIQIGPEHAEQMASLALEENVPVILDVSGYLDEDVADELLRKIARQLFVKEKKLKKPFLLVVEEVHEYIPEGGGVGETGNLLIKISKRGRKHGLGILGISQRPADVKKDFITQANWLVWHRLTWDNDTKVVGRIIDTEYSELVSELDDGQAFVQTDWTEVDVRKIQFRRKRTFDAGATPGLDDFERPELKSVSDALVGDLQEISERKDRERDRINELEAELEKKETRIETLEDELSSARDVSSAARQMADALQNTETVQSQLPGSDEDLRRLHEEIADLEAERDELRETLDARDDRIEALEAALESRTATLKRIRSENDQLRDVVRELQREQPYAERGGDEGDDDGASGDAETPIVQAGGDDIEFGYTSVDEGDAGEEAAAEPGFVVADEERDIEELLDVPWVGDRVARACDGSQCSVETAEAILAVFATDGHLRTETVAARVERSRVAVQSLLSELRTADLLERSGERTYALHADVRAALSDSAAERDANRAD, from the coding sequence GTGAGCGACGACTCCCAGCAGCGCCAGATCCGCGTCGGCGAGACGGCCGACGGTGCCGACCTGAGACTGCCCGTGGTCGAACTGCTCACCGGGCGCGGGTTCGTCACCGGCAAGTCCGGTTCGGGGAAGTCGAACACCGCGTCGGTCATCGCCGAGGAACTGCTCGAGGCCGGCTATCCGCTCCTCATCGTCGACACGGACGGGGAGTACTACGGGCTCAAAGAGGAGTACGAGATGCTCCACGCCGGGGCGGACGAGGAGTGCGACATCCAGATCGGGCCGGAGCACGCCGAGCAGATGGCCTCGCTCGCGCTCGAGGAGAACGTCCCCGTCATTCTCGACGTCTCCGGCTACCTCGACGAGGACGTGGCCGACGAGTTGCTCAGAAAGATCGCCCGCCAGCTGTTCGTCAAGGAAAAGAAGCTCAAGAAGCCGTTTCTGCTGGTCGTCGAGGAGGTCCACGAGTATATTCCGGAGGGCGGCGGCGTCGGCGAGACCGGGAACCTGCTGATCAAGATCAGCAAGCGCGGCCGCAAACACGGCCTCGGGATTCTCGGTATCAGCCAGCGGCCGGCCGACGTCAAGAAGGACTTCATCACGCAGGCCAACTGGCTCGTCTGGCACCGCCTGACCTGGGACAACGACACGAAGGTCGTCGGGCGAATCATCGACACCGAGTACTCGGAGCTCGTCTCGGAGCTCGACGACGGACAGGCCTTCGTCCAGACGGACTGGACCGAAGTCGACGTCCGGAAGATCCAGTTCCGCCGGAAGCGAACCTTCGACGCCGGTGCGACGCCCGGCCTCGACGACTTCGAGCGGCCCGAACTCAAGTCCGTCTCCGACGCGCTGGTCGGCGATCTCCAGGAGATCTCCGAGCGCAAGGACCGGGAACGGGACCGGATCAACGAGCTCGAGGCCGAACTCGAGAAGAAGGAGACGCGGATCGAGACCCTGGAGGACGAGCTGTCCTCGGCCCGGGACGTCTCGAGCGCGGCCAGACAGATGGCCGACGCCCTGCAGAACACGGAGACGGTCCAGTCGCAGCTGCCCGGCTCCGACGAGGACCTGCGCCGGCTCCACGAGGAGATCGCCGACCTCGAGGCCGAGCGCGACGAGCTACGGGAGACGCTCGACGCACGCGACGACCGGATCGAGGCCCTCGAAGCGGCGCTCGAGTCCCGGACGGCGACGCTGAAACGAATCCGATCGGAGAACGACCAGTTGCGCGACGTCGTCCGCGAACTCCAGCGCGAGCAGCCCTACGCCGAGCGCGGCGGTGACGAGGGAGACGACGACGGGGCGTCCGGCGACGCCGAGACGCCGATCGTCCAGGCGGGCGGTGACGACATCGAATTCGGATACACGTCCGTCGACGAGGGCGACGCGGGGGAGGAAGCGGCGGCGGAGCCGGGATTCGTCGTCGCCGACGAGGAACGCGATATCGAGGAGCTTCTCGACGTCCCGTGGGTCGGTGATCGAGTTGCTCGCGCGTGCGATGGATCGCAGTGTTCGGTGGAAACCGCCGAAGCGATTCTGGCCGTGTTCGCGACGGACGGCCACCTCCGAACGGAGACCGTCGCCGCCCGGGTCGAGCGGTCGCGGGTCGCGGTCCAGAGTCTCCTGTCGGAGCTCCGAACGGCGGACCTTCTCGAGCGCTCGGGCGAACGGACGTACGCGTTACACGCGGACGTTCGGGCGGCGCTGTCTGACTCGGCGGCCGAACGCGACGCGAACCGGGCGGACTGA
- a CDS encoding DEAD/DEAH box helicase, with translation MTDDRSSTSSDEQRSRPPESADAGEAGDRGEATADDAFTIADFHDASQREGRPVLTAAAVSRALELSHEEATERLEALAERGDLERHAVSTDPVVWYPAELEDLTDRERVVVFPKRREIVVDRPDQFTRAQLSQFAHLADANGEQGYRYVVRPADVWGTPHDSVDDLARTMRQALGQRSDALEDWVQSQWERAHQFRLVTHEDGYTVLEAQSPEIMGNVARQKLDEEHVHAPISETEDWVREGAEAAIKRLLYEAGYPVQDHRELESGEELPIDLRVSLRDYQRTWVDRFAEAGEGVFVGPPGSGKTVAATGAMAHVEGETLVLVPSRDLAGQWADAIAEYTSLEPHQIGQYHGGQKNVRPVTIATYQIAGMDRHRSLFDDREWGLVIFDECQHVPSDVYRRSTHLQSKHRLGLSASPIREDDRQTEIFTLVGPPIGTDWEALFDAGHVAEPELEIRYVPWGDDEQANAYGSADGQEKYRIAARNRGKIDEVRYLLSAHPDSKALVFVDYLEQGRELSDALDVPFLSGETPHHERRRLLEEFRRDERDLLLISRVGDEGIDLPTADLAIVASGLGGSRRQGTQRAGRTMRPAGGALVYVLATRGTREEDFARRRLQHLGRKGMTVRERTVDREDDRSN, from the coding sequence GTGACCGACGACCGTTCTTCGACATCCTCCGACGAACAGCGGAGCCGACCACCGGAGTCGGCCGACGCCGGCGAGGCGGGCGACCGCGGCGAAGCGACCGCCGACGACGCGTTCACGATCGCCGACTTCCACGACGCCAGCCAGCGGGAGGGGCGGCCGGTGCTGACCGCCGCGGCCGTCTCCCGCGCCCTCGAGCTCTCCCACGAGGAGGCGACCGAGCGGCTCGAGGCCCTCGCCGAGCGCGGCGACCTCGAGCGCCACGCCGTCTCGACCGATCCCGTGGTCTGGTACCCCGCCGAACTCGAGGACCTCACCGACCGCGAGCGGGTGGTCGTCTTCCCGAAGCGACGGGAGATCGTCGTCGATCGACCCGACCAGTTCACCCGCGCGCAGCTCTCGCAGTTCGCGCACCTCGCCGACGCCAACGGCGAGCAGGGCTACCGCTACGTCGTCCGACCGGCGGACGTCTGGGGGACGCCACACGACTCCGTCGACGACCTCGCGCGGACGATGCGGCAGGCGCTGGGCCAGCGCTCCGACGCGCTCGAGGACTGGGTCCAGAGCCAGTGGGAGCGCGCCCACCAGTTCCGGCTCGTCACTCACGAGGACGGCTACACCGTGCTCGAGGCCCAGAGCCCGGAAATCATGGGGAACGTCGCCCGGCAGAAACTCGACGAGGAACACGTCCACGCGCCGATCTCCGAGACCGAAGACTGGGTTCGGGAGGGGGCGGAGGCCGCGATCAAGCGGCTCCTCTACGAGGCCGGCTATCCGGTCCAGGACCACCGCGAACTCGAGTCCGGGGAGGAACTACCGATCGACCTGCGGGTCAGCCTGCGGGACTACCAGCGGACCTGGGTCGATCGCTTCGCCGAGGCCGGCGAGGGCGTCTTCGTCGGGCCGCCGGGCAGCGGGAAGACGGTCGCCGCGACCGGTGCGATGGCCCACGTCGAGGGCGAGACCCTCGTGCTAGTGCCGAGTCGCGACCTCGCGGGACAGTGGGCCGACGCGATCGCGGAGTACACCTCGCTCGAGCCCCACCAGATCGGCCAGTACCACGGCGGGCAGAAGAACGTGCGGCCGGTGACGATCGCCACGTACCAGATCGCCGGCATGGACCGGCACCGGTCGCTGTTCGACGACCGCGAGTGGGGGCTGGTGATCTTCGACGAGTGCCAGCACGTCCCCTCGGACGTGTACCGGCGGAGTACGCACCTCCAGTCCAAACACCGCCTGGGGCTCAGCGCCAGCCCCATCCGGGAAGACGACCGCCAGACCGAGATCTTCACCCTCGTCGGCCCGCCGATCGGCACCGACTGGGAGGCCCTGTTCGACGCCGGGCACGTCGCCGAACCCGAACTCGAGATCCGGTACGTGCCGTGGGGCGACGACGAACAGGCGAACGCCTACGGCTCGGCCGACGGGCAGGAGAAGTATCGGATCGCCGCCCGCAATCGGGGCAAGATCGACGAGGTGCGATACCTGCTGTCGGCCCACCCCGATTCGAAGGCGCTCGTCTTCGTCGACTACCTGGAGCAGGGTCGAGAGCTCTCCGACGCCCTCGACGTCCCGTTCCTCAGCGGCGAGACACCCCACCACGAGCGCCGACGGCTGCTCGAGGAGTTCCGGCGGGATGAACGCGATCTGTTGCTCATCTCTCGCGTCGGCGACGAGGGGATCGACCTGCCGACCGCGGATCTGGCGATCGTCGCCTCCGGGCTTGGCGGCTCGCGACGGCAGGGCACCCAGCGAGCGGGGCGAACCATGCGGCCGGCCGGCGGCGCGCTGGTCTACGTCCTCGCGACGCGGGGGACGCGGGAGGAGGATTTCGCCCGGCGACGGCTCCAGCACCTCGGTCGCAAGGGGATGACGGTCCGCGAGCGGACGGTCGACCGCGAGGACGATCGGAGCAACTGA
- a CDS encoding transcription initiation factor IIB, with amino-acid sequence MTRSIIDQHSSESQSEEVDADLCPDCETDTIVHDPDRGEQVCEECGLVLTEEPIDYGPEWRAFNAQEHDELSRVGAPLTQSMHDRGLTTTIDWRNKDANGHSMSADKHGQLHRLRVWQERIRTKNAGERNLKYALSEIDRMVSALGVPKPVKETASVIYRQALERDLIRGRSIEGVATSALYTACRKEDIPRSLEEVTSVSRVDQREIGRTYRYIADELDINLEPTNPRQFVPRFCSELDVDKDVETKAIEIIDRTTEQGLHSGKSPTGFAAAAIYAAGLLCDETIPQRAVADTAQTTVVTVRNRYREQLEAIDQQPAT; translated from the coding sequence GTCCCGACTGCGAGACTGACACGATCGTCCACGACCCGGACCGCGGTGAACAGGTCTGTGAAGAGTGTGGGCTCGTCCTTACCGAAGAGCCCATCGATTACGGACCGGAATGGCGGGCCTTCAACGCACAAGAGCACGACGAGCTGTCCCGCGTCGGTGCGCCGCTGACCCAGTCGATGCACGACCGGGGGCTGACGACGACTATCGACTGGCGCAACAAGGATGCCAACGGCCACTCGATGTCGGCCGACAAACACGGCCAGCTCCATCGACTTCGCGTCTGGCAGGAACGAATCCGGACGAAAAACGCGGGCGAACGCAACCTCAAGTACGCCCTCTCCGAGATCGACCGGATGGTGAGCGCGCTCGGCGTCCCCAAGCCGGTCAAGGAGACCGCGAGCGTCATCTACCGACAGGCGCTCGAGCGGGACCTCATCCGCGGCCGATCGATCGAGGGCGTCGCGACCAGCGCCCTCTACACCGCGTGCCGGAAGGAGGATATTCCCCGCAGTCTCGAGGAAGTGACGTCCGTTTCGCGCGTCGATCAGCGCGAGATCGGGCGGACGTACCGATACATCGCGGACGAACTGGACATCAACCTGGAGCCGACGAATCCCCGGCAGTTCGTCCCGCGCTTCTGTTCGGAACTGGACGTCGACAAGGACGTCGAGACCAAGGCCATCGAGATCATCGATCGGACGACCGAGCAGGGACTGCACTCGGGCAAGTCACCGACCGGGTTCGCCGCCGCCGCCATCTACGCCGCCGGACTGCTCTGCGACGAGACGATCCCGCAGCGAGCCGTCGCCGATACCGCACAGACGACCGTCGTCACCGTCCGAAACCGGTACCGCGAGCAGCTCGAGGCGATCGATCAGCAGCCTGCTACATGA